In the Advenella kashmirensis WT001 genome, one interval contains:
- a CDS encoding Bug family tripartite tricarboxylate transporter substrate binding protein has product MIQLPRILCGILLTAIMSVLNAHAQTYPERPVVLINPYAAGGPADVLARKLASELRAELGQPVVVENRPGAAAAVGTAFVSNAKPDGYTLLMGTSAGHVVTPLLHKVAYDGIADFSFIGIVTRQSNMLVVNPALKVENLKELIAYARDHPKQLNFGSAGAGGATHLSGEQFMRKTGVELVHVPYSGAAPALTDLMGGQVQLAFLNLSASLQYVKNARLKALAYGADKRSPLLPDVPTMQEAGVPDAQVATWYSLAAPHGTPAPVIDKLNKALLTINRKSDYQAFLRSVDGEILSLTPAQTTEFVRQDQDVMAKLLRAIGNAK; this is encoded by the coding sequence ATGATTCAGCTACCACGCATACTTTGCGGCATTCTGCTTACCGCCATCATGAGCGTATTGAATGCGCACGCACAAACCTATCCGGAAAGGCCGGTGGTTCTGATTAATCCATATGCAGCAGGCGGGCCGGCCGATGTACTTGCCCGCAAACTTGCCTCCGAACTGCGCGCCGAGCTGGGCCAGCCGGTTGTTGTGGAAAACAGGCCCGGCGCAGCAGCGGCCGTAGGCACGGCGTTTGTATCCAATGCCAAACCGGACGGCTACACCTTGCTTATGGGCACATCTGCAGGACATGTTGTAACACCTTTGCTGCACAAGGTCGCCTACGATGGCATTGCCGATTTCAGCTTTATCGGAATTGTGACGCGGCAATCGAATATGCTGGTTGTGAATCCGGCCCTTAAAGTGGAGAACCTCAAAGAACTGATCGCGTATGCACGTGACCATCCCAAACAATTGAATTTTGGCTCAGCCGGTGCGGGCGGTGCAACGCATTTGAGCGGCGAACAGTTTATGCGAAAAACCGGCGTCGAACTGGTCCATGTACCCTATAGCGGGGCAGCGCCGGCGCTGACCGATCTGATGGGAGGTCAGGTGCAGCTGGCGTTTTTGAATCTGTCGGCATCGCTCCAGTATGTCAAGAACGCACGCCTGAAAGCGCTGGCGTATGGGGCCGACAAACGCTCGCCCTTGCTTCCCGATGTGCCGACCATGCAAGAGGCCGGAGTACCTGATGCGCAAGTGGCCACCTGGTACAGCCTTGCCGCGCCGCATGGCACACCAGCACCTGTCATTGATAAGTTGAACAAGGCGTTGCTGACAATCAATCGAAAATCTGACTATCAGGCTTTTTTGCGCAGCGTCGACGGCGAAATATTATCGCTGACGCCGGCACAAACCACCGAATTTGTCCGTCAGGATCAGGATGTGATGGCCAAGCTGCTACGTGCTATCGGTAATGCCAAATGA
- a CDS encoding LacI family DNA-binding transcriptional regulator, which yields MKPITLKSVAEQAKVSIATVSKVVNGINKGISAETVARVQRIIRELNYRPNRSGRQLRTQRNYIVGMAIVDNSPTFLTDPYTTHLVAGLSNFLGNHNYGLLLHGIEPASFEKSFLLKESVVDAIC from the coding sequence ATGAAGCCTATTACGCTAAAATCCGTCGCAGAGCAGGCCAAGGTTTCCATTGCCACGGTTTCAAAAGTAGTCAATGGCATAAACAAAGGCATATCTGCCGAAACGGTTGCGCGCGTCCAGCGCATTATCCGGGAGCTGAACTACCGGCCGAACCGCAGTGGCCGTCAGTTGCGCACGCAGCGCAATTATATTGTCGGCATGGCCATCGTCGACAATTCGCCAACTTTTCTGACTGACCCCTATACGACACACCTGGTTGCCGGTCTGTCGAACTTTCTTGGCAACCATAACTATGGCCTGTTGTTGCACGGGATTGAGCCAGCGAGCTTCGAAAAATCATTCCTGTTGAAGGAGTCGGTAGTGGATGCCATTTGCTGA